The following are from one region of the Geoalkalibacter subterraneus genome:
- a CDS encoding gp16 family protein — protein sequence MATKKQIKLIHVVKGALNLDDDAYRDILATYGASSSKDLTPFKAAKLLADLEHKAEAAGVWKRRGAPGGKGKRPHNIEAGRYGRAAQLAKIEALLTVGGKPWGYADALAQRICKVDKVAWVPDDELYKLITALRKQAVREGWDLSGE from the coding sequence ATGGCGACCAAGAAGCAGATTAAGTTGATCCATGTGGTCAAGGGCGCGCTGAATCTCGATGACGACGCCTACCGCGACATCCTCGCCACCTACGGCGCCAGCTCCAGCAAGGACTTAACCCCCTTCAAGGCCGCGAAGCTGCTGGCCGACCTGGAGCACAAGGCCGAAGCCGCAGGCGTCTGGAAGCGCCGTGGCGCACCCGGCGGCAAAGGCAAGCGGCCGCACAACATCGAGGCGGGCCGCTACGGCCGCGCCGCGCAGCTGGCGAAGATCGAAGCGCTGCTCACCGTTGGCGGCAAGCCCTGGGGCTATGCCGATGCCCTGGCGCAGCGGATCTGCAAGGTCGACAAGGTCGCCTGGGTGCCGGATGACGAGCTTTACAAGCTGATTACGGCGCTCAGGAAGCAGGCGGTGCGTGAGGGGTGGGATTTGAGCGGGGAGTGA
- the nrdD gene encoding anaerobic ribonucleoside-triphosphate reductase: MPKCSRPTEVWSRVCGFFRPVQQWNKGKRQEYKDRTPYLSSHQDAKNTKKGKGHGDQEAD, from the coding sequence ATGCCTAAATGCAGCCGCCCCACAGAGGTCTGGTCCCGCGTCTGCGGTTTCTTTCGGCCCGTGCAGCAGTGGAACAAGGGCAAGCGTCAGGAATACAAAGACCGCACGCCCTATTTGAGCAGCCACCAAGACGCTAAGAACACCAAGAAAGGCAAAGGCCATGGCGACCAAGAAGCAGATTAA
- a CDS encoding DUF3164 family protein has protein sequence MEQQIKDIPQGYMEDAQGRLIPMEKIRPIDIERDALVREIVEAALKLRRHLAEFKLQRLGDIDAFIELSLERYGVKFGGVKGNVQLSTFDGKYKVRRDQAEHLTFDEGVQAAKALIDECINEWAEGSNANLKVIVNDAFKVNQEGRLDIRRILELRRYDIDDPRWNRAMDAIGESLQVVGSSTYLRIYERTEGGRYEQIPLDLANA, from the coding sequence ATGGAACAACAGATAAAAGACATCCCTCAAGGCTACATGGAAGACGCCCAGGGGCGGCTGATTCCGATGGAGAAGATCAGGCCCATCGACATCGAGCGCGACGCCCTGGTGCGCGAGATCGTCGAAGCCGCCCTCAAGCTGCGCCGGCACCTGGCTGAATTCAAGCTGCAGCGCCTGGGGGATATCGACGCCTTCATTGAACTTTCGCTGGAGCGCTACGGCGTCAAATTCGGCGGCGTCAAGGGCAACGTGCAGCTTTCGACCTTCGACGGCAAATACAAGGTGCGGCGCGATCAGGCCGAGCACCTGACGTTTGATGAAGGCGTGCAGGCCGCGAAAGCCTTGATCGACGAGTGCATCAACGAATGGGCCGAAGGCTCAAACGCCAACCTCAAGGTCATCGTCAACGATGCCTTCAAAGTCAACCAGGAGGGCAGACTCGATATTCGCCGCATCCTCGAGCTGCGCCGCTACGACATCGACGACCCGCGCTGGAACCGCGCCATGGACGCCATCGGCGAAAGCCTCCAGGTGGTCGGCTCCAGCACCTACCTGCGCATCTACGAGCGCACCGAGGGCGGCCGCTACGAGCAGATCCCGCTCGACCTGGCCAACGCCTGA
- a CDS encoding AAA family ATPase codes for MAMTKNMRRFLAAVDELMDRPMGTEGMGLLWGEPGEGKSTSIAYVVNAMDGIYARAMSSWTVTSMLGYLCRELGGQRMLRRADMVDFIVEQLAENKRPIFIDEADHLFDKPKKFEMAEALRDIYDISGCPIILCGMEDIARTVQAHGRFARRITQWVEFTGIDLDDARAVADELCEVGVADCLLAHLHSSARGNIGRMVIGLSKIERMGKASGIGRVTHEQWGDRELFYDQPIFTTRPTRNGG; via the coding sequence ATGGCAATGACCAAGAACATGCGGCGGTTTCTGGCCGCCGTCGATGAACTGATGGACCGCCCGATGGGCACCGAAGGCATGGGTCTGCTGTGGGGCGAACCCGGCGAGGGCAAGTCAACCTCCATCGCTTATGTCGTCAATGCCATGGACGGGATCTACGCCCGCGCCATGAGCAGTTGGACGGTGACCAGCATGCTCGGCTACTTGTGCAGAGAGCTGGGCGGGCAGCGCATGCTGCGCCGCGCCGATATGGTGGATTTCATCGTCGAGCAGCTCGCCGAGAACAAGCGTCCGATCTTCATCGACGAAGCCGATCACCTCTTCGACAAGCCGAAAAAGTTCGAGATGGCAGAAGCCCTGCGCGACATCTACGACATCAGCGGTTGCCCCATCATCCTGTGCGGGATGGAGGACATCGCCCGCACCGTGCAGGCCCACGGCCGCTTTGCCCGCCGCATCACCCAGTGGGTCGAATTCACCGGCATCGACCTGGATGACGCCCGCGCCGTGGCCGACGAGCTGTGTGAAGTCGGCGTTGCGGACTGCCTGCTGGCGCACCTGCACAGCTCGGCGCGCGGCAACATCGGCCGCATGGTGATCGGGCTGAGCAAGATCGAGCGCATGGGCAAGGCCAGCGGAATCGGGCGGGTTACCCATGAACAATGGGGCGACCGGGAGCTTTTCTACGATCAGCCTATTTTTACCACGCGACCGACGCGAAACGGCGGCTGA
- a CDS encoding Mu transposase C-terminal domain-containing protein produces MNVKTSDIAAALGVGDRAIRKRAANEGWTPLPKRAKGGGKVYDLAALPISREERELIRGYLADQQLGKLTEETRQIPEALPCDDPQTALATKEDAGLPAVIDVQDLGSLKTWQQRRMDARLVFIRLIERAEMEAGVSKGIDYLVRESKAGTLPEELQELVPVANARSGKGGARALSRRTLMRWWSDYKKSGGNYAALAPKTVEKDQLPPWAAAFLKQYQVPQKISVADAIERMKMVALPGEPIPSEGQARRFLKKFSRLDVQRGRKTASELRGQRMYRQRDVSEFLPLDIVQIDGHSFKAYVAHPSHGRPFHPEVCAVIDTVTKVVIGWSAGLAESATTVADAIRHGVTVDENKPVGGLPLFVYADKGAGNMAKVNIDKVAGLFPRVGINFESGRPGNPQGRGLVENLNKGLWIRAAKKLPTYTGKDMDTAVKRKVYLALDKEVKQAQKEQRDVQSDLMIPWAEFLLLMESAVEDYNRRPHSALPRITDPQTGRRRNMCPLEAWASWLERGWRPETLTDDEIALLFRPHQRVTTRKGIVRLWKNVYADAALEHYHGEQVMVGYDIHDASRVWVRDQEGRLIVIAKRDANKSAFFPVSKVEQAREERYKNRMRNVERRAEEIELERRGGPIEARKAPEVVEIAPEALEKSERIIAKVEKKGQADFMPSNDYEAYERLEAERKRGEALTEKEQQWLADYNAFLAGKGKKGLLRSGWQPFAERARKARGERGDE; encoded by the coding sequence ATGAACGTGAAAACATCCGACATAGCCGCCGCGCTTGGCGTTGGTGACAGGGCCATCAGAAAGCGCGCCGCGAACGAAGGCTGGACGCCGCTGCCGAAGCGGGCCAAAGGCGGCGGAAAGGTCTACGACCTGGCGGCGCTGCCGATTTCGAGGGAGGAGCGCGAGCTGATCCGCGGCTACCTGGCCGATCAACAGCTGGGAAAGCTCACCGAAGAGACGCGCCAGATCCCCGAGGCGCTGCCTTGCGACGATCCGCAAACCGCCCTTGCGACCAAGGAGGATGCCGGCCTTCCCGCCGTGATCGACGTGCAGGACCTGGGTTCGCTCAAAACATGGCAGCAGCGGCGCATGGATGCGCGCCTGGTGTTTATTCGCCTGATCGAACGGGCCGAGATGGAAGCCGGCGTCTCTAAAGGGATTGACTACCTGGTGCGCGAATCGAAGGCGGGCACGCTGCCCGAGGAGCTGCAGGAGCTGGTGCCGGTGGCCAACGCGCGATCCGGCAAAGGCGGGGCACGGGCTCTGTCGCGGCGCACCCTGATGCGGTGGTGGAGCGATTACAAAAAATCCGGCGGAAACTACGCCGCCCTGGCCCCGAAAACCGTTGAAAAGGATCAGCTGCCGCCCTGGGCCGCCGCGTTTCTCAAGCAGTACCAGGTGCCGCAGAAAATCAGCGTGGCCGACGCCATCGAGCGCATGAAGATGGTTGCGCTGCCCGGTGAACCGATTCCCAGCGAGGGCCAAGCGCGCAGATTCCTGAAAAAGTTCAGCCGCCTCGATGTGCAACGCGGCCGCAAGACCGCAAGCGAGCTGCGGGGCCAGCGCATGTACCGCCAGCGCGACGTGAGCGAGTTCCTGCCGCTGGACATCGTGCAGATCGACGGCCACAGTTTCAAAGCCTACGTGGCGCACCCCAGCCACGGCCGCCCCTTTCACCCCGAGGTCTGCGCTGTGATCGACACGGTGACCAAGGTGGTGATCGGCTGGAGCGCGGGGCTTGCCGAGAGTGCAACCACGGTGGCCGACGCGATCCGTCACGGCGTCACCGTCGACGAAAACAAACCGGTGGGCGGCCTGCCGCTGTTCGTTTATGCCGACAAGGGCGCGGGCAACATGGCGAAGGTCAACATCGACAAGGTGGCTGGCCTCTTCCCCCGGGTCGGCATCAATTTCGAGAGCGGACGCCCGGGCAACCCGCAGGGGCGCGGCCTGGTGGAAAACCTCAATAAAGGATTGTGGATTCGCGCCGCAAAGAAGCTGCCGACCTACACCGGCAAGGATATGGACACCGCCGTCAAGCGCAAGGTTTATCTCGCACTGGATAAAGAGGTGAAGCAGGCCCAGAAAGAGCAGCGCGACGTGCAGTCCGACCTGATGATTCCCTGGGCGGAATTTCTGCTGCTGATGGAGAGCGCGGTGGAAGATTACAACCGCCGCCCCCATTCGGCCCTGCCGCGCATTACCGACCCGCAGACCGGCCGCCGCCGCAACATGTGCCCCCTTGAAGCCTGGGCCAGCTGGCTCGAACGTGGCTGGCGCCCCGAAACCCTGACCGACGACGAAATCGCGCTGCTGTTTCGCCCGCATCAGAGAGTCACCACCCGCAAGGGAATCGTGCGGTTGTGGAAGAACGTCTACGCCGATGCCGCGCTTGAGCACTATCACGGCGAGCAGGTCATGGTGGGCTACGACATCCACGACGCCAGCCGCGTTTGGGTGCGCGACCAGGAAGGCCGCCTGATCGTGATCGCCAAGCGCGACGCCAACAAGAGCGCATTCTTCCCGGTCTCGAAGGTCGAGCAGGCCCGCGAGGAGCGCTACAAAAACCGCATGCGCAATGTCGAGCGGCGGGCCGAAGAGATCGAGCTTGAGCGCCGCGGCGGACCGATCGAGGCGCGCAAAGCCCCCGAGGTCGTCGAGATTGCGCCGGAAGCCCTGGAGAAGTCAGAGCGCATCATCGCCAAGGTCGAGAAAAAAGGGCAGGCCGACTTCATGCCCAGCAACGACTACGAAGCCTACGAACGGCTGGAAGCCGAGCGCAAGCGCGGCGAGGCGCTGACCGAGAAAGAACAGCAATGGCTGGCGGATTACAACGCCTTCCTGGCCGGGAAAGGCAAGAAGGGCCTGCTGCGGTCCGGCTGGCAGCCGTTTGCTGAGAGGGCCCGCAAGGCCAGAGGGGAGCGAGGCGATGAATAA
- a CDS encoding helix-turn-helix domain-containing protein, whose product MIAPFPKKGLSDAERRVWVKGQLELRGESFATIARELGVSRQAVGRAMTDRRPRMERAIAAKLGMPPEQIWPERYGAGKHCKRGRKPRQ is encoded by the coding sequence ATGATTGCTCCTTTCCCGAAAAAAGGGCTCAGCGACGCAGAGCGCCGCGTCTGGGTCAAGGGCCAGCTTGAGCTGCGCGGCGAATCTTTTGCCACCATCGCGCGAGAGCTTGGCGTTTCGCGCCAGGCGGTGGGACGCGCCATGACCGACCGGCGCCCCCGGATGGAGCGGGCCATCGCAGCAAAGCTGGGGATGCCCCCCGAACAGATCTGGCCCGAGCGCTACGGGGCGGGGAAACATTGTAAACGAGGGCGCAAGCCACGGCAATAG
- a CDS encoding XRE family transcriptional regulator: MESIGSRIKAIRGEELQEGFAKKVGVSKMTVGRWERGERFPNFEDLQNILKTCPEISPAWLLAGEGPMLRQADNDSACFSAQECLSGDFALVPRYNVCVSSGGGAVIESEQVVDYLAFKRNWISEMGLQVDRLALVTAIGDSMSPTIQEGNLLLVDLSQTHVQDGAIYTLRMDSTLVAKRLQRKIDGGIIVKSDNPDYSDLFVDVKDLNMLNIVGRVVWAGRRM; encoded by the coding sequence ATGGAAAGCATAGGGAGCCGAATAAAAGCTATTCGAGGCGAAGAGCTCCAGGAGGGATTTGCAAAAAAGGTAGGTGTTTCAAAGATGACTGTAGGTCGATGGGAGCGTGGAGAGAGATTTCCCAATTTTGAAGACTTACAGAATATTTTAAAGACCTGCCCTGAAATCAGCCCAGCCTGGCTTCTTGCCGGAGAAGGCCCCATGCTGCGCCAGGCAGATAACGACAGCGCCTGTTTCAGTGCGCAGGAGTGCCTCAGCGGCGATTTCGCCCTGGTGCCGCGCTACAACGTCTGCGTCAGCTCCGGCGGCGGGGCCGTGATCGAAAGCGAGCAGGTTGTCGATTATCTGGCGTTTAAAAGAAATTGGATCAGCGAGATGGGCTTGCAAGTTGATCGCCTCGCTCTGGTGACCGCCATAGGCGATTCAATGAGCCCGACCATCCAGGAAGGCAATCTCCTCCTGGTCGACCTAAGTCAGACACACGTCCAGGACGGCGCGATCTACACACTAAGAATGGATTCAACCCTCGTCGCAAAACGACTTCAACGAAAAATAGACGGCGGAATTATCGTTAAAAGCGACAATCCCGACTATTCAGACCTGTTCGTGGACGTCAAAGACCTGAACATGCTGAATATCGTTGGGCGTGTTGTTTGGGCGGGGCGGAGGATGTAA
- a CDS encoding DUF5681 domain-containing protein — translation MKKSPHPESTAKSRTKDGRWKKGASGNPSGRPVENPARRLLMANAEQLTQTAINLALAGDTTALNACLARIAPPLKGQAAPIQLEMPASGNLLDQAQRILQAATDGTIAPDIAGQLMQALSTMAKVREIDELEQRLAELERSLEK, via the coding sequence ATGAAGAAATCACCACACCCTGAAAGCACGGCCAAATCACGCACCAAGGATGGTCGGTGGAAAAAAGGCGCAAGCGGCAACCCGTCAGGGCGACCCGTCGAGAACCCGGCAAGGCGTCTGCTGATGGCGAATGCCGAACAGTTGACACAGACTGCAATCAACCTTGCACTGGCAGGCGACACAACGGCGCTGAATGCCTGTCTGGCGCGAATTGCACCACCGCTGAAGGGTCAGGCCGCACCAATTCAACTGGAGATGCCAGCAAGCGGCAATCTGCTGGATCAGGCGCAACGGATATTGCAGGCGGCTACTGATGGCACTATTGCACCGGACATTGCCGGCCAGCTGATGCAGGCGCTATCCACTATGGCGAAAGTCCGCGAGATTGACGAACTCGAACAGCGACTGGCCGAACTCGAAAGGAGTCTGGAGAAATGA
- a CDS encoding DUF3987 domain-containing protein produces the protein MSLIKGQIITEEPTYEGIVVLLQHGQPSLGIFSSEGGRFVGGHAMNQDNQLKTAAGLSKLWDGSPIDRTRSKDGNILLYGRRCSVHLMLQPGISGRLLANQTLADQGLLSRCLTCYPQSTIGTRLYKSVDLNSTIEARRYFSTMMALLEYPQPIADGERNELNPRQITLTSDAKGEWIRFHDHVELLCREGEALAPIKGFACKAAEQAARIAGTLAIIDDPAQTTITKLEIQAGISIAQFYLGESLRLFHSSADDPELVLAETCLTWATEQGGRFSLPCLYQRGPNRVRDRKTAQRIVEILEQHRRIRAVDGGAEIGGKKRREVWEVTA, from the coding sequence TTGTCGCTGATCAAGGGACAGATCATCACGGAAGAACCGACTTATGAGGGCATTGTCGTGCTACTACAGCACGGGCAACCGTCCCTTGGAATTTTCAGCAGCGAAGGTGGCCGCTTTGTCGGCGGTCACGCTATGAACCAAGATAATCAGCTCAAAACAGCGGCGGGACTATCCAAACTCTGGGACGGCAGCCCTATTGATCGAACACGGAGTAAAGACGGCAATATTTTATTGTATGGACGACGTTGTTCGGTCCATCTGATGTTGCAACCGGGAATATCTGGTCGGTTGCTGGCAAACCAGACCCTGGCGGATCAGGGACTATTGTCGCGTTGTTTGACCTGCTACCCCCAAAGCACCATCGGCACCCGTCTTTATAAGTCTGTTGACCTGAACAGCACCATCGAGGCAAGGCGTTATTTTTCAACCATGATGGCGTTGCTTGAATACCCGCAACCCATAGCAGACGGCGAGCGCAACGAGCTGAACCCGCGACAAATTACACTGACAAGCGACGCCAAAGGGGAATGGATCAGGTTTCATGATCATGTTGAATTGCTTTGCAGGGAGGGCGAAGCACTTGCACCGATTAAGGGGTTCGCCTGCAAGGCAGCGGAGCAGGCGGCGCGGATCGCGGGCACTCTGGCAATTATCGACGACCCGGCACAAACCACCATCACCAAGTTGGAGATTCAGGCCGGGATTTCAATCGCTCAATTCTACCTTGGCGAATCGTTGCGCTTATTCCATAGCAGTGCCGACGACCCGGAGCTGGTACTTGCCGAAACCTGTTTGACATGGGCGACGGAGCAGGGCGGACGCTTTAGCTTGCCCTGTTTATATCAGCGCGGCCCAAATCGCGTCAGAGACCGAAAAACAGCCCAGCGGATTGTTGAAATTCTGGAGCAACACAGACGGATCAGGGCGGTTGATGGCGGCGCAGAAATAGGCGGGAAAAAGCGGCGGGAAGTATGGGAGGTAACAGCGTGA
- the istA gene encoding IS21 family transposase: MKTQTTGCVAAAKAGMDEKTARKYVKAGNLPSELKVEHTWRTRTDPFEAHWEDIREKLADNPGLEAKTLFEDLQRRFPGVFSDGQLRTLQRRVKRWRALEGPSKETFFPQLHRPGELAQSDYTHMGKLGITIAKQPFDHLIYHFVLTYSNWETGSICYSESFESLSEGLQAALWELGGVPQAHQTDRLTAAVHNALHQEEFTQRYQALLRHYNLSGRKTQAASPNENGDVEQSNYRLKRAVRQALLLRGSFDFESIEEYRRFLRELFTKLNRGRRERFLEEQRILRHLPQRRLESCTRLEVTVSRASTIRVSNNTYSVESRLIGESLQVELFADHLDLFYAQKRVDSMPRLRGRCRHLINYRHVIDQLQRKPGAFENYRYREEMFPGSCFRLAYDELKERHTQQVAAREYLKILALAAKESEVAVAAALDELCGHQPVTAQAVEELVHAQQIASPVTEIGVAAVDLLSYDRLLSGQQELAHAI, translated from the coding sequence ATGAAAACGCAAACCACAGGCTGCGTTGCCGCTGCCAAGGCCGGCATGGATGAAAAGACCGCCCGCAAGTACGTGAAGGCGGGCAACCTACCCAGCGAGCTCAAGGTTGAGCACACCTGGCGAACCAGAACGGACCCCTTTGAGGCCCATTGGGAGGACATTCGTGAGAAGCTTGCCGATAATCCGGGGCTGGAGGCCAAGACCCTCTTCGAGGATCTCCAGCGCCGCTTTCCCGGCGTCTTCTCAGACGGCCAGCTGCGCACCCTGCAGCGTCGCGTGAAGCGGTGGCGGGCCCTGGAAGGTCCCTCCAAGGAAACGTTCTTCCCTCAGCTGCACCGCCCCGGCGAGCTGGCCCAGTCCGATTACACGCACATGGGCAAGCTCGGCATCACCATCGCCAAACAGCCCTTCGACCACCTCATCTATCACTTCGTGCTCACCTACTCCAACTGGGAAACCGGCAGCATCTGCTACTCGGAGAGCTTCGAAAGCCTCAGCGAGGGGCTGCAGGCGGCGTTGTGGGAACTCGGCGGCGTGCCACAGGCTCATCAGACGGACCGGCTGACGGCGGCCGTGCACAACGCCCTGCACCAGGAAGAATTCACCCAACGCTATCAGGCTCTGCTCAGGCATTACAACCTGAGTGGTCGCAAGACGCAGGCCGCCAGCCCCAACGAGAACGGCGACGTGGAGCAGAGCAACTACCGTTTGAAGAGGGCGGTTCGCCAGGCCCTCCTTCTGCGCGGCAGCTTCGACTTCGAGAGCATCGAGGAGTACCGGCGCTTTTTGCGCGAGCTCTTCACCAAGCTCAACCGCGGTCGCCGCGAGCGTTTTCTGGAGGAGCAACGCATACTGCGCCACCTGCCACAAAGGCGGCTGGAGAGCTGTACGCGCCTTGAGGTCACGGTCAGTCGCGCAAGCACCATCCGGGTCAGCAACAACACCTATTCCGTCGAAAGCCGCCTGATCGGCGAGAGCCTACAAGTTGAGCTTTTTGCCGACCATCTCGATCTTTTCTACGCTCAGAAGCGCGTGGACTCGATGCCTCGCCTGCGCGGCAGGTGCCGGCATCTTATCAACTACCGCCACGTCATCGATCAGCTGCAGCGAAAGCCTGGAGCCTTCGAGAATTACCGCTACCGCGAGGAGATGTTTCCCGGCAGCTGTTTCCGGCTCGCCTATGACGAGCTCAAAGAGCGCCACACCCAGCAAGTGGCCGCTCGCGAGTACCTCAAGATACTGGCGCTGGCGGCCAAAGAGAGCGAAGTGGCGGTTGCTGCGGCCCTGGACGAGCTGTGCGGGCATCAACCCGTCACGGCACAGGCCGTGGAGGAGTTGGTGCACGCACAGCAGATTGCCTCGCCTGTGACCGAGATCGGAGTCGCCGCAGTCGACCTTCTCAGCTACGATCGCCTATTGTCCGGGCAGCAGGAGCTGGCCCATGCAATCTGA
- the istB gene encoding IS21-like element helper ATPase IstB, with the protein MQSEKEKAARLHRHLTELHLPTIRRCYQESAIAARRDNWEYESYLLELAEREREERRNARTARLLKDSKLPLEKNLKAFDRKRLPRKVDTQLTQLLKATFLDHKENVLAFGNPGSGKTHLLCAVAQELIYQGRQIRFMPCNLLVQELLIAKRDLTLARVLKRYAKYEALIIDDIGYVQQSREEMEVLFTLLADRYERSSIMLTSNLPFSKWEQIFKDPMTTAAAIDRLVHHSVILELNMPSYRLEQSQKAQALTEPHQETL; encoded by the coding sequence ATGCAATCTGAGAAGGAGAAAGCAGCCCGCCTGCACCGCCACCTGACCGAACTGCACCTGCCCACCATCCGGCGCTGCTATCAGGAGAGCGCAATCGCAGCGCGCCGGGACAACTGGGAGTACGAGAGCTACCTGCTGGAGCTGGCCGAGCGCGAGCGCGAAGAGCGCCGTAACGCCAGGACCGCGCGCCTGCTCAAGGACTCGAAACTGCCGCTGGAGAAAAACCTCAAGGCGTTTGACCGCAAGCGATTGCCTCGTAAGGTCGATACACAGCTGACCCAGCTGCTCAAGGCGACGTTTCTCGATCATAAGGAAAACGTCCTGGCCTTCGGCAATCCCGGCAGCGGCAAGACCCATCTGCTGTGCGCGGTGGCCCAGGAGCTCATTTATCAGGGCCGGCAGATACGCTTTATGCCCTGTAACCTGCTGGTGCAGGAGCTTCTGATCGCCAAGAGGGATCTGACGCTGGCCCGCGTGCTCAAGCGCTACGCAAAATACGAGGCGCTGATCATCGACGACATCGGGTACGTGCAGCAAAGCCGCGAGGAGATGGAGGTCCTCTTCACCCTGCTGGCGGATCGCTATGAGCGTAGCAGCATCATGCTCACCAGCAATCTGCCCTTCTCAAAATGGGAGCAGATCTTCAAGGATCCCATGACCACAGCGGCGGCCATTGACCGACTCGTTCACCACAGCGTGATTCTGGAGCTCAATATGCCCAGCTACCGTTTGGAGCAATCACAAAAGGCGCAGGCCCTGACTGAGCCACACCAAGAGACCCTTTAG
- a CDS encoding DUF3987 domain-containing protein — MIESFKDAMRQAGIDPPGDVVADGNLHRFHVTGDRTRSENGWYVLHSDPAAGAFGCWKRDINETWSGREYQTLTPEEKARHRANLEAQKRQREAEQEQRRAECRKKANAIWSKATPAPADHPYLIKKNVKPYGLKVYKEALVVPVRSANQELVGLQFISPHGSKTFLTGTDKKGGYHSIGGRPESVLYLAEGYATAATIHEATGQAVAVCFDCGNLKPVALAMRSELPEAQIIICADNDRHTDNNPGLTKGTEAAQAVGGLLAVPDFPSGAEGTDFNDLTAAVGLDEVKRQILAARTPETLAELAGLAEPLPLRRPLPPAEQFPLEALPHVLRDMADLIIDVVQAPAAMVAQSLLIGSTLAAQSLADVTIDGRQFPLSLFAVSIGESGERKSATDNIVLAPHRKHERALMDQAKQEQLEFIAAHAAWTKAKDQILKSKEGDTRRELMALDPEPLPPIKGLINVNYFSGSATIKIPVS, encoded by the coding sequence ATGATTGAGTCATTCAAGGACGCCATGCGGCAGGCAGGAATCGACCCCCCCGGCGACGTTGTAGCCGATGGCAATCTTCACCGGTTTCATGTCACCGGCGACAGAACCCGATCAGAAAATGGCTGGTACGTTCTCCACAGTGACCCGGCGGCAGGCGCGTTCGGATGCTGGAAACGGGACATCAACGAAACATGGAGCGGCCGCGAGTACCAAACCCTTACCCCTGAGGAAAAAGCCCGGCACAGGGCAAATTTGGAAGCCCAAAAACGGCAGCGCGAGGCAGAGCAGGAGCAGAGACGAGCCGAATGCAGGAAGAAGGCGAATGCTATCTGGAGCAAGGCAACACCGGCACCAGCGGATCACCCTTATTTGATAAAAAAGAACGTCAAGCCTTATGGCTTGAAAGTTTATAAGGAGGCGCTTGTCGTCCCCGTCCGCAGCGCCAATCAGGAGCTGGTCGGTCTGCAATTTATTAGTCCTCATGGCAGCAAAACTTTTCTAACAGGTACTGACAAAAAAGGCGGTTATCACTCCATTGGCGGCAGGCCCGAATCAGTCCTGTATCTGGCGGAAGGTTACGCTACAGCAGCAACAATCCACGAAGCCACCGGGCAGGCCGTTGCGGTCTGTTTCGACTGCGGAAACCTGAAACCCGTCGCTCTGGCCATGCGGTCGGAGTTGCCGGAGGCCCAGATCATCATCTGCGCGGACAATGATCGCCACACCGATAACAACCCCGGACTGACCAAAGGCACCGAAGCGGCACAGGCGGTCGGCGGTCTGCTGGCAGTGCCTGATTTTCCATCTGGCGCGGAAGGGACCGACTTTAACGACCTAACGGCAGCGGTCGGACTGGATGAGGTCAAGCGGCAGATTCTGGCAGCGCGGACGCCGGAAACTTTAGCAGAATTAGCAGGTTTAGCAGAACCCTTGCCGTTGCGGCGCCCACTGCCACCAGCAGAGCAGTTTCCCCTTGAGGCGTTACCACACGTCCTGCGCGACATGGCCGACTTGATCATCGACGTTGTTCAGGCCCCCGCAGCAATGGTTGCGCAAAGTCTGTTGATCGGCTCCACCTTGGCGGCGCAGTCTCTGGCCGACGTTACCATCGACGGGCGTCAGTTTCCCTTGTCCCTGTTTGCTGTTTCCATCGGAGAGAGCGGCGAACGCAAGAGCGCAACCGACAACATTGTTCTGGCACCACACCGAAAGCATGAACGGGCGCTGATGGATCAGGCAAAACAAGAGCAGCTCGAATTTATCGCGGCGCATGCAGCATGGACAAAAGCCAAAGATCAGATTTTGAAATCCAAAGAAGGAGACACCCGTCGGGAACTGATGGCACTGGACCCGGAACCTTTGCCACCCATTAAGGGACTGATCAACGTCAACTATTTTTCCGGGTCAGCGACAATTAAAATTCCCGTTTCTTGA
- a CDS encoding helix-turn-helix domain-containing protein — MNDDIKLEKSTGNVFDDLGLPEAGERLAKADLALKIAQIINKRHLSQAQAAELLGITQPKVSAILNGRLRGFSLEKLLHLMIALDRDIEIVVKRKPRTKDHGELRVKYA, encoded by the coding sequence ATGAACGACGACATCAAGCTCGAAAAAAGTACCGGCAACGTTTTTGACGATTTGGGATTGCCCGAAGCTGGAGAACGTCTTGCTAAAGCCGACCTGGCGCTGAAGATCGCGCAGATTATCAACAAGCGACATCTGTCCCAAGCTCAGGCGGCGGAGCTGCTGGGGATTACACAACCGAAAGTTTCCGCCATATTGAATGGACGGCTCAGGGGCTTTTCACTGGAAAAACTGCTGCACCTGATGATTGCCCTTGATCGCGATATTGAAATCGTTGTGAAGCGCAAACCACGGACAAAAGATCATGGCGAGCTGCGGGTCAAGTATGCGTGA